The following are from one region of the Sciurus carolinensis chromosome 5, mSciCar1.2, whole genome shotgun sequence genome:
- the Ikzf5 gene encoding zinc finger protein Pegasus isoform X2 has protein sequence MLVDGFERTFDGKLKCRYCNYASKGTARLIEHIRIHTGEKPHRCHLCPFASAYERHLEAHMRSHTGEKPYKCELCSFRCSDRSNLSHHRRRKHKMVPIKGTRSSLSSKKMWGVLQKKTSNLGYSRRALINLSPPSMVVQKPDYLNDFTHEIPSIQTDSYESIAKTTPPGGLPRDPQELMVDNPLNQLSTLAGQLSSLPPENQNPASPDVVPCPDEKPFMIQQPSAQAVVSAVSASIPQSSSPTSPEPRPSHSQRNYSPVAGPSSEPSAHTSTPSIGNSQPSTPAPTLPVQDPQLLHHCQHCDMYFADNILYTIHMGCHGYENPFQCNICGCKCKNKYDFACHFARGQHNQH, from the exons ATGTTGGTAGACGGGTTTGAAAGGACCTTTGATGGGAAGCTCAAGTGTCGGTACTGCAATTATGCCAGCAAAGGAACAGCACGACTTATCGAACATATTAGAATCCACACAG gtGAGAAACCACATAGATGTCACTTGTGTCCATTTGCATCTGCTTATGAGCGTCATCTGGAAGCCCATATGCGTTcccatactggagaaaaaccatACAAATGTGAATTATGTTCCTTCCGCTGCAGTGATCGAAGTAACCTGTCTCATCATCGAAGGCGCAAGCATAAAATGGTACCAATTAAAGGTACTAGGTCTTCCTTAAGCAGCAAGAAAATGTGGGGGgttttacagaagaaaacaagCAATCTGGGGTATAGCAGGAGAGCACTAATCAACTTAAGTCCACCTTCCATGGTGGTTCAGAAACCAGACTACCTTAATGATTTTACCCACGAAATCCCAAGTATCCAGACTGACTCCTATGAAAGTATAGCAAAAACAACACCACCTGGTGGCCTACCGAGGGACCCCCAAGAACTCATGGTTGACAACCCTTTAAATCAGCTCTCAACTCTAGCAGGACAGTTGTCCAGTTTGCCACCTGAAAACCAAAACCCTGCATCCCCCGATGTCGTTCCCTGCCCAGATGAAAAGCCTTTCATGATTCAGCAGCCCTCTGCCCAAGCAGTGGTTTCAGCTGTGTCAGCAAGTATTCCTCAGAGCTCCTCTCCCACAAGCCCTGAACCTCGGCCATCACACAGTCAGAGGAACTATAGTCCAGTGGCAGGTCCAAGCAGTGAACCAAGTGCCCACACCAGTACTCCCAGCATAGGAAATAGCCAGCCAAGCACTCCAGCCCCAACCCTGCCGGTCCAGGATCCTCAGCTTCTGCACCACTGCCAGCACTGTGACATGTACTTTGCAGACAATATCCTTTACACTATTCACATGGGATGTCATGGGTATGAAAATCCTTTTCAGTGTAATATATGTGGATGCAAATGTAAAAACAAGTATGATTTTGCCTGTCATTTTGCAAGAGGGCAACACAACCAACACTGA
- the Ikzf5 gene encoding zinc finger protein Pegasus isoform X1 has protein sequence MGEKKPEPLDFVKDFQEYLTQQTHHVNMISGSVSGDKEAEALQGAGTDGDQNGLDHPSVEVSLDENSGMLVDGFERTFDGKLKCRYCNYASKGTARLIEHIRIHTGEKPHRCHLCPFASAYERHLEAHMRSHTGEKPYKCELCSFRCSDRSNLSHHRRRKHKMVPIKGTRSSLSSKKMWGVLQKKTSNLGYSRRALINLSPPSMVVQKPDYLNDFTHEIPSIQTDSYESIAKTTPPGGLPRDPQELMVDNPLNQLSTLAGQLSSLPPENQNPASPDVVPCPDEKPFMIQQPSAQAVVSAVSASIPQSSSPTSPEPRPSHSQRNYSPVAGPSSEPSAHTSTPSIGNSQPSTPAPTLPVQDPQLLHHCQHCDMYFADNILYTIHMGCHGYENPFQCNICGCKCKNKYDFACHFARGQHNQH, from the exons atggGTGAAAAGAAACCAGAGCCTTTGGACTTCGTGAAAGATTTTCAGGAATACCTGACTCAGCAGACCCATCATGTCAACATGATTTCTGGATCGGTTAGTGGGGATAAAGAAGCAGAAGCTCTTCAGGGAG CTGGAACAGATGGTGATCAAAATGGACTTGATCACCCATCTGTTGAAGTTTCCCTGGATGAAAACTCAGGAATGTTGGTAGACGGGTTTGAAAGGACCTTTGATGGGAAGCTCAAGTGTCGGTACTGCAATTATGCCAGCAAAGGAACAGCACGACTTATCGAACATATTAGAATCCACACAG gtGAGAAACCACATAGATGTCACTTGTGTCCATTTGCATCTGCTTATGAGCGTCATCTGGAAGCCCATATGCGTTcccatactggagaaaaaccatACAAATGTGAATTATGTTCCTTCCGCTGCAGTGATCGAAGTAACCTGTCTCATCATCGAAGGCGCAAGCATAAAATGGTACCAATTAAAGGTACTAGGTCTTCCTTAAGCAGCAAGAAAATGTGGGGGgttttacagaagaaaacaagCAATCTGGGGTATAGCAGGAGAGCACTAATCAACTTAAGTCCACCTTCCATGGTGGTTCAGAAACCAGACTACCTTAATGATTTTACCCACGAAATCCCAAGTATCCAGACTGACTCCTATGAAAGTATAGCAAAAACAACACCACCTGGTGGCCTACCGAGGGACCCCCAAGAACTCATGGTTGACAACCCTTTAAATCAGCTCTCAACTCTAGCAGGACAGTTGTCCAGTTTGCCACCTGAAAACCAAAACCCTGCATCCCCCGATGTCGTTCCCTGCCCAGATGAAAAGCCTTTCATGATTCAGCAGCCCTCTGCCCAAGCAGTGGTTTCAGCTGTGTCAGCAAGTATTCCTCAGAGCTCCTCTCCCACAAGCCCTGAACCTCGGCCATCACACAGTCAGAGGAACTATAGTCCAGTGGCAGGTCCAAGCAGTGAACCAAGTGCCCACACCAGTACTCCCAGCATAGGAAATAGCCAGCCAAGCACTCCAGCCCCAACCCTGCCGGTCCAGGATCCTCAGCTTCTGCACCACTGCCAGCACTGTGACATGTACTTTGCAGACAATATCCTTTACACTATTCACATGGGATGTCATGGGTATGAAAATCCTTTTCAGTGTAATATATGTGGATGCAAATGTAAAAACAAGTATGATTTTGCCTGTCATTTTGCAAGAGGGCAACACAACCAACACTGA